From Acinonyx jubatus isolate Ajub_Pintada_27869175 chromosome B2, VMU_Ajub_asm_v1.0, whole genome shotgun sequence, a single genomic window includes:
- the CLDN20 gene encoding claudin-20, with amino-acid sequence MASAGLQLLAFVLALSGVSGVLTATLLPNWKVNMDSGSNIITAVVQLQGLWMDCTWYSTGMFSCTLKYSILSLPIHVQAARATMVLACVLSVLGICTSTVGMKCTRLGGDGDTKSHASFAGGVCFMAAGVSGLIPTVWYTKEIIANFLDLTVPESNKHEPGGAVYLGFISAALLFVSGMIFCTSCMKKAPEAWLFAAKQRHTSAMQPEGSSAYNLKDYV; translated from the coding sequence ATGGCGTCCGCGGGTCTCCAGCTCCTGGCTTTCGTCCTGGCTCTATCTGGGGTGTCTGGAGTGCTCACGGCCACTCTGCTGCCCAACTGGAAGGTGAACATGGATTCGGGCTCCAACATCATCACGGCTGTCGTGCAGCTGCAGGGGCTGTGGATGGACTGCACGTGGTACAGCACCGGGATGTTCAGCTGCACCCTCAAGTACTccattctgtccctccccatccaCGTGCAGGCCGCACGGGCCACCATGGTCCTGGCCTGTGTCCTGTCCGTGTTGGGGATCTGCACTTCCACAGTGGGGATGAAATGCACTCGCTTAGGAGGGGACGGAGACACAAAGAGCCACGCTTCTTTTGCCGGAGGAGTCTGCTTCATGGCTGCAGGGGTCTCTGGTTTAATCCCAACCGTGTGGTACACAAAGGAGATCATAGCAAACTTCCTGGACCTGACAGTTCCAGAAAGCAACAAACATGAGCCCGGAGGAGCCGTCTACCTCGGATTCATTTCGGCCGCGCTGTTGTTCGTCTCCGGCATGATTTTCTGCACTTCCTGTATGAAAAAGGCTCCGGAAGCTTGGCTCTTTGCAGCCAAGCAGCGGCATACCTCCGCCATGCAGCCAGAGGGCAGCTCCGCGTACAACCTCAAAGATTACGTGTAA